In one window of Mus musculus strain C57BL/6J chromosome 1 genomic patch of type FIX, GRCm38.p6 PATCHES MG3999_PATCH DNA:
- the Nek2 gene encoding serine/threonine-protein kinase Nek2, with amino-acid sequence MPSRVEDYEVLHSIGTGSYGRCQKIRRKSDGKILVWKELDYGSMTEVEKQMLVSEVNLLRELKHPNIVSYYDRIIDRTNTTLYIVMEYCEGGDLASVISKGTKDRQYLEEEFVLRVMTQLTLALKECHRRSDGGHTVLHRDLKPANVFLDSKHNVKLGDFGLARILNHDTSFAKTFVGTPYYMSPEQMSCLSYNEKSDIWSLGCLLYELCALMPPFTAFNQKELAGKIREGRFRRIPYRYSDGLNDLITRMLNLKDYHRPSVEEILESPLIADLVAEEQRRNLERRGRRSGEPSKLPDSSPVLSELKLKERQLQDREQALRAREDILEQKERELCIRERLAEDKLARAESLMKNYSLLKEHRLLCLAGGPELDLPSSAMKKKVHFHGESKENTARSENSESYLAKSKCRDLKKRLHAAQLRAQALADIEKNYQLKSRQILGMR; translated from the exons ATGCCGTCCCGGGTGGAGGACTACGAGGTGCTGCACAGCATCGGCACCGGCTCCTACGGCCGCTGTCAGAAGATTCGGAGGAAGAGCGACGGCAAG ATCCTGGTGTGGAAAGAGCTTGACTATGGCTCCATGACGGAGGTGGAGAAGCAGATGCTTGTGTCTGAAGTGAACTTGCTTCGGGAGCTGAAACATCCAAACATCGTCAGTTACTATGATCGCATTATTGACCGAACCAACACAACCCTGTACATCGTAATGGAATACTGTGAGGGAGGGGACCTGGCTAGTGTCATTTCAAAGGGGACCAAGGATAG ACAGTACTTGGAGGAAGAGTTTGTCCTTCGAGTGATGACTCAGTTGACGCTGGCCCTGAAAGAGTGTCACAGAAGGAGCGATGGTGGCCACACTGTGCTTCACCGGGACCTGAAGCCAGCCAATGTCTTCCTGGACAGCAAACACAATGTCAAGCTGGGGGACTTTGGACTAGCTAGAATATTAAATCACGACACGAGTTTTGCAAAAACGTTTGTTGGCACACCCTATTACAtgtctcct GAACAGATGAGCTGCTTATCCTACAACGAGAAGTCGGACATCTGGTCCTTGGGCTGCCTGCTGTATGAGCTGTGTGCACTAAT GCCTCCCTTTACAGCTTTCAACCAAAAAGAGCTAGCTGGGAAAATCAGGGAAGGGAGGTTCAGGCGCATCCCCTACCGCTACTCTGATGGCTTGAATGACCTCATCACTCGGATGCTGAATTTAAAG GACTACCATCGACCTTCAGTGGAAGAAATTCTGGAGAGCCCTTTGATAGCAGACTTGGTTGCAGAAGAGCAAAGGAGAAATCTGGAGAGGAGAGGACGGCGCTCAGGCGAGCCTTCGAAGCTGCCGGACTCCAGCCCTGTGCTGAGCGAGCTCAAGTTGAAGGAAAGGCAACTGCAGGATCGAGAGCAAGCACTCAGAGCTCGGGAGGACATCCTGGAGC AGAAGGAACGTGAACTTTGTATTCGAGAGAGACTTGCAGAGGACAAACTGGCCAGAGCCGAGAGCCTGATGAAGAACTACAGCCTGCTGAAGGAGCACAGGCTCCTATGTCTGGCTGGTGGCCCAG AACTTGATCTTCCATCCTCAGCCATGAAGAAGAAGGTTCATTTCCACGGGGAAAGCAAAGAGAACACCGCAAGGAGTGAGAATTCTGAGAGCTACCTTGCCAAGTCCAAGTGCAGGGACCTGAAGAAGAGGCTTCATGCTGCCCAGCTGCGGGCTCAAGCCCTGGCTGATATTGAAAAAAACTACCAGCTAAAGAGCAGGCAGATCCTGGGCATGCGCTAG